A window of Pullulanibacillus sp. KACC 23026 genomic DNA:
CGAAACGGGCTCATGCCTTTACAGATACTCTCGCGCGTGAGGCGATCCAATTAATAATGGGCTCACTTCGTCAAGCTTATAACCATGGGGAAGATTTAACAGCGAGAGGAAATATGGCCTATGGCGCAATGCTTGCGGGGGCCGCTTTTTCAAACGCATCGGTTTGTTTGGTTCACGGAATGTCCCGTCCAATTGGTGCTCTTTTCCATGTTCCTCATGGAATTTCCAATGCCATGCTTTTGCCTGCTGTATTAGAGTACAGCAAAGATCATTGCAAGGAGCGTTTGGCAGAAATCTGCAGCCTTCTCTATCCAGAGATGAAGAAGGAATCAGATGAGATATCAGCCGATTACTTAGTTGCAGAAATCAAACAACTTTGCTCAGACTTAGACATTCCCAATTTAAAAGGATGGGGGATTGATCAAAATGCTTTTGAAAACGCTTTAAACAAAATGGCAACAGATGCTTTGCAAAGCGGTAGTCCACAGAATAATCCGCGTGTCCCAAATCACGAGGAAATTATGGAGCTCTATCAAGTTTGTTTTGATTATGATTTTACCTGTAAGCAAAAATCCATTAGCTAAACATTGAGGAGGAGTTATAATGCTAAGTTTGATTGGCCTGATCCTGTCACTGGCTTTGCTGATCTTTTTAACAATGCGAGGCATTAACATCATTATCTCCGCTATCATTTGTTCCATCGTTGTTTCGGTCTTTGGTGGCCTTAATTTAGAAACAGCTTTAACAAAGTATTATATGGACGGTTTTACAGGTTATTTTGCCTCTTGGTTTTTAGTTTTCATGTTAGGCGCCATTTTCGGTAAAGTCATGCACGATACAGGAACTGCTGAATCGATTGCAGAATGGGTCAGTCGAACAATGGGGCCAAAAAGGGCTGTTTTCGCTGTAGTAGCCGCTTGTGCCATTATGACCTATGGCGGTGTCAGTTTGTTCGTTGTCGGGTTTTCGGTCTATCCGATTGCCGTCTCGCTATTTAAAAAAGCTAATTTGCCCCATCGTTTTATTCCAGGCGCTCTTGTTTTTGGATCCGTATCCTTTACTATGACGTCCCCTGGTTCACCTGAAATTCAAAATCTGATCCCAACACAATATTTTCATACGAACACGGTTGCAGGCGGTTGGATCGGTTTTGCGATGGGATTCATCATTATGATACTGGGTGGATTATGGTTAGGAAGAATGGTAAGTAAAGCCGTTAAAAATGGGGAAACTTTTAGTCTTCCAGAAGGGGCGAATGTAACCGTTCTGGATGAAAAGGGAGCCGCGGAAGTTTCGGCGACGCTGGACACGTCAGAAAAAGTTCTTCCGCATTGGCTGACGTCCCTGTTGCCTCTTGTTGGGGTTATTGTGTGCTTAAATATTTTATCAAGGTTTATTAGTTCAACCAGTTCAGCTCTTATTTCATTATTCCTTGGCATTATCTTAACATGGCTCTTGAACATTAAATTTGTCAGTAAAGTCTGGAGTTCTCTCGCTGCTGGAACACAGAATGCATTAGTGGCAGCAGCCAACACATGTGCCGTCGTTGGATTTGGTAGTGTCGTAGGAAAGACAACGGCTTTTACCCAAATTGTTAACTCATTTGTCCATGTTCCGGGTTATATCGGTCTTGCTATTGCAGTAACCGTAATCTGCGGGATAACCGGTTCAGCATCCGGCGGACTTGGGATTGCGCTCCCAATTCTCGCTCCGCTCTATATGGCCAAGGGATTGGATCCAGGAGCGATGCACCGAATTTCTTCATTAGCATCTGGGGGATTAGATTCCATGCCGCACAATGGCTATATTGTCACAACCATTCGTACAATCTGCGGTGAAACGCATAAACGCTCCTATAAACCTATTTTCTTGTTAAGTGTTATTCTGCCAACTGCCGTTCTGGTTCTAGCGGTAATTCTATATTCGATATTTTAATAGAATGTAACGAGGAAAAACTAATTTTGATCTATAAGGAGAAGGAGAGAGTATCATGACAACTAAAACCATTCAAACATTAAAAAATTATATAAACGGACAATGGGTAGAAGCTTCTCACTCAAAAACGGAGAGTGTTCCAAATCCAGCAACAGAAGAAATTCTAGCCGAAGTTCCTCTTTCTGCACAAGATGATGTTGAACGCGCAGTAGCAGCAGCATCTGAGGCCTTTAAATCTTGGTCTAATGTGGCGGTACCAAAGAGAGCTCGAATTTTATTCAAATATCAACAGCTTTTGATGGAGCATTACGAAGAGCTGGCTGAATTAATTACAAAAGAAAATGGAAAATCTCTCACAGAAGCTCGCGGGGAGGTTCAAAGAGGAATTGAATGTGTGGAATTTGCGGCGGGAGCTCCGACACTAATGATGGGAGATTCATTAGCTAGTATCGCAACGGAAATCGAATCAAGCATGTTCCGTTACCCTGTTGGCGTTGTCGGTGGAATTACTCCATTTAATTTCCCGATGATGGTGCCTTGCTGGATGTTCCCTCTAGCTATTGCTTGTGGAAACACATTTATATTAAAGCCATCCGAAAGAACACCATTGCTCGCTCAAAGATTAGTCGAACTATTCACAGAAGCCGGGCTGCCAAAAGGTGTATTGAATATTGTGCATGGTGCTCATGACGTTGTAAATGGCATGCTGGAGCATCCAACCATCAAGGCGATTTCATTTGTCGGCTCACAACCCGTTGCTGAGTATGTCTATAAGACAGCCGCCGCAAACGGGAAACGAGTTCAGGCTTTGGCTGGGGCGAAAAACCACTCAATCGTACTAGAAGATGCTGATATGGATAAAGCCATTCAAGGGATTATCGGAGCGGCTTTTGGAAGTGCAGGCGAACGCTGTATGGCTTGCTCAGTAGTAGCTGTTCAAGAATCAATAGCCGATCAATTTGTCGAGAGATTGATTCAAGCTGCTAATGAGATTAAGATGGGGGATGGTCTGGAAGAGGAGGTGTTCCTTGGACCGCTTATTCGTGAGAGTCACAAAAAACGTGTGCTTAACTATATTGAACTCGGGATTCAAGAGCAAGCTCAGCTTGTTCGTGATGGCCGTATCGATGCTGAACAAGCGGATAAAGGGTATTTCTTAGGGGCTACCATTTTTGACCACGTTAATCCAGACATGCAGATTTGGAAAGATGAAATTTTTGCTCCCGTTTTAAGCATTGTTCGCGTTAGTGATTTGGATGAAGCGATAGAGATCACCAACCAATCCAGCTTTGCGAACGGAGCTGTGATCTACACTCAAAGCGGCAAGGCTGCTCGAGATTTTAGAGATAAAATTGATGCGGGAATGTTAGGGGTAAATGTCAACGTACCAGCGCCAATGGCATTCTTCCCGTTCTCCGGATGGAAGAATTCGTTCTACGGTGACCTCCATGTCAACGGGAAAGATGGCGTCAATTTCTATACCCGCAGAAAAGTGGTTGCAACGCGCTGGTAAGTTTAAAAATAGACGAATATTTAGAGAAGCAAGAGAACGAAAAAGTTCTTTTGCTTTCTCTTTTAAGTCAACCTAACGAAGCGTTAAAAAACAAGCATAATGGGAGGGCTTTCGTTGGATCTCAGTGGTCAAGTTGCCATTATTACTGGAGGAAATAAAGGGATTGGAAAGGAAATTGCTGAAGCTTTTGGTAAAAGAGGCGCAAAATTAGTGCTTGCTGCAAGAAACGAACTTGAATTAATCGAAACAACTAAGGGATTTAAAGACTGGGGTTATGACGCTTTGCCTTTGGTTGTGGATGTGACGAATCCCGATCAGGTTAAGAAGATGGTGGAGGAGACGATACACACCTTCCATAAAATTGATGTATTAGTGAATAACGCAGGGGCGCCTGGTCCAACTAAAAGTGCGGAAGATGTGACGGAAGAAGAATGGATGCAAGTCATCAACAGTAACTTGACGGGAAGTTTTTTATGTATAAAAAATGTGCTTCCTTATATGAAGAATCAGAAAAAAGGACGGATTATTAATTTGTCTTCTATCTCAGCAAAACGTCCCCTCATTTATCGAGTGGGCTATTCTGCTGCCAAAATGGGAGTCATTGGGATGACTCGTACACTAGCTGCGGAATTAGAACAGGACCATTTATGACGGCAGATATGGGCGGCTTGGATGTCTTTCATGCCATTTCCGAATATCTCTTTTCTGATTTATCAATAGAGAATCACTCGCTTCAGGCGATGGTGAAGCTTATCAAAGAAAAGAACGAGGGGATCAAGAATGGAAAAGGATTCTATGATTGGCCAGAAGAGTTGGCTCAACGAATGAGAGAAGAAAGGGAGCAGACGCTTATAGACTTTTTGAAAAAAGATGATCGTTCTTCTTGAAAAAAATAATTACTAACCTTTTAGACTTGATTCGTTGCTGGTGATGTTTGTTAAAAACAGACACAAATGAGACTATTACTCTTATTACTATGGGTAATCGGAGTAATAGCGATCATTTTTATACTGTAACTTGCATATTAGTATAATTAGAGTATTAATATTTCTGAATGATGAGAAAGCTTTAATGAATGTTAGCGGCTAATGCTCATTCGTTTTTTCGTCTCGAAATGTAAGCGTTACCCCCTTGCATTGAAAAAAGCTACTAAAGCAGGGGTTCAAGTCTAAATCAGTTATTAAGGGTGGTGGAATGGATGGCAACTCATAAAGGATCTGTACGTCATGAATCAAGTACCTTATTTGTTTCCTTAGTAGCAGGTATAGCGGCGATCGGCGGACTTCTTTTTGGATATGATCAAGGGGTTATTTCCGGAGCGGTTGGATTTTTGCAAACTCAATTTCAAATGAATGAAGGGCTATTAGGTTTTGTTTCAGCATGTATTCCATTAGGGGCCATGGCAGGTGTTATTATAGCGGGAATTACGAGCGATAAATTTGGAAGAAAACCCATTCTCTTGGCAGCAGGTTTATTGTTTGTTATTTCTAGTTTAGGTTGTGCTTTCACACAAACCGTCGCCATCCTTATTTTGGCAAGAATTATTGGCGGTTTAGGTGTCGGTGTTGCCTCTCTGCTTGTCCCCTTGTATATTTCTGAGATATCTCCTGCGCGCATTCGTGGTCGGTTAGTTGGGACAAATCAATTAGGGATCGCCTCTGGAATTTTTGTAGTCTATATTGTAAACGCTATTATAGCGAACACACATACTCAAAACTGGGATCAAACGATCGGCTGGCGCTGGATGTTTGGAGTTGGTGCTATTCCAGGAATTCTATTTTTTATTTTACTTTTCTGGGTTCCAGAAAGCCCGCGGTATTTATTGAAAAAAGGGGAGCAGACAGAGGCTAAGGCGGTTTTAGAAAGAATAAATGGTCCTTTTGTTGCGAAAGCCGAGATGACTGCTATTAACGCTGCTCTTAGAGACGAAAGTAAAAGTCCCGGATTTGTGGGTGAGCTCGTTAAAAAGGGATTTAAAATTGCTATGCTAGTAGCTGTCGTTCTAGCGGCGATGCAGCAATTTACAGGTACAAGCGCTGTCGCTTATTATGCACCGATTATTTTCAAACAAAGTGGAGCTGGAGCGAATGCTGCCTTAATAGAGACCATTATGATAGGCGCCATTAAAGTTATCTTTACGATTGTTTTAATGCTGCTAGTGGATCGCGTTGGAAGAAAACGGTTACTCATGATTGGGGCAGCGGGAATGGCCATTTGCCTCATCATTGTCGGAGGAGTATTTGAGGCAACGCACATTATCGGTTGGCTAGTTCTTGCCATGGTTTTACTTCACACAGTAGCCTTTGAATTATCATGGGGCGGTGGCGTTTGGATTGTCATATCCGAAATTTTCCCAACAAGAATTCGCGGGAGAGCAATGGCAATGGCCTCATTTGTATTATGGGGAGCCACTTATCTTGTGACGCAGTTTTTCCCCGTGCTCTTAAAACATGCAGGGTCTTCAATGACCTTCTGGATTTTTGCTTTAATGTGTATCATCATGTTCCTTTTCACTTGGAGAATGGTCCCTGAAACAAAAGGGAAGACATTAGAAGACATCCAAGCTGAATGGGATTCAATGAATTTAGTGAAAGAACAGAATTTTATTGGATAAAATTAGTGATTATCTAGAATGGAGCTTTTTTTCACAAGGTTCCATTCTTTTTTTTTCTATTTGACAGCAGCACACTTTCTAGACGGGGATCAGTTCTATCAGTGTCCATAACGGCTAGTTTGCATGAACCAGCTCTTTAATCATACATAAAAATAGAATCTAACAAAGGCACCCAAACCGCTTCGTCCTTATTAAACGTTTTGTTTTGATACTTTTTGGAAAGCGAAAAAAACCATCCATCATCTCCTTCCGCTTCAGATAGCAAGGTCCAAAGAGTGAACTGATATTTTTTAGGAATGGAGGAAAATAACTGAGCGGCTTTGATGTGATCAACATCTTCGTCACGTATCACTGGGTCTTCGATATGACTTACATTCATTAAGATCAGTTCCGAAACGGTATCGTGATACATTTTTGGGATATTAAAACGTTCGAAAAAACCGACATCGACACAATATATACGGTCCTTAAAAAAGAGTAAATTACCCGTTGTATTCAGATCCTCAGGGAAATAGCCACTGTTTAAAACGTCAAGAATTAAGCCTTTAATTTGTTTTCTGAAATTCAATGTTTTCTTTTGATCGTTGGGCACTTCATCAAGGGATATGCCATTTATAAAATCCATAATGACATACTTGTCATATTTATAACGCGTTAAGACATTTGGAAAGTACGGACTATCTCTCAAAGAAAAAAGGATGGAATAGGTCTCAATGTCTTTTTCCTTAAAAATCTTAACAACGGCGGAGTCAGACAGTTTGTAAACAAACCCTTCTGCTCCTTCTTTGATTAAATCGGGATGCGGCGTTATACAGTCTCCGTTTTTTACAAAAGCATCTATTTTTGTTTTCCACATTTCTAAGGTAAGGTCGTTATGATGTAAAAACAAATCAATCGCCCCCATATTGCAGCCATTCTTTTTTTACAATTCAATTGGCAGCTTGCCTTTGTTTAAACCCCAATCCAATATTAGGCCAATTAGCGAGGAACGTTCCGCACAAAAAGCATTGTTTCTTAAAATGACAAGGATTTATAGACTTAATTTTAAAAGAAATTCTATTTCGTTCCGTCTATTCAAGGAGGATTTTTTTTAGGGAAAATTACAGAAGGTTTGTCGATGAGGTTTAAAAGCAAACCGTAGAGAGATGCTCAGGTAACCCAAATAGTTAAGGCGGGAGAGAGGATTAAACAATCATTTGATGCATTCCATCATTAGGATTTTTCAGTAGTGAGGGATTCAGCGACCTAATTAGTGGGACAACCTAAGGGTATAAAGAAGAGTAAGGAGGAGCCGCGAACCATCATGTAGAAAAGTGGCAAGACGGATTGTTCTTGTTACCGATCTCCTTATTGTAATCTATTCTAATCATTTCTTGATGTGAAGGAATTATAATTTGCCATTTAGCTGTACGTGCTATCTCTGAAGGACTTCGTAAAAAAGAGGCTGGAAATATACTAGTCGTTCCACCATTATTTCACCAGGCGCAGTTACGACAGAATTAACCAATTCCATTACAGATATGGATCTGAAACCATCCATCGATAAAATTTATGAAGGTGCAATTGACTCTGAACCCATTGTTTATTATGGTCATAAACCTTCTTCGCCCAACTGGCAGCTTGATGCATCCAAAGATTATCAAAAGTGTGTTGAAGCAAACATTCGAGAAAAATCGGGTTATGGATTCAAAAGAATAAAGGTTGTTTCATTTTTTGACACTAATTTATTTAGTGTCTTTGCCTTTTTACATTTTGATAAATAGGAAGAAGTTTTACCATTTTTCATTTTAAATAATTTAAAAAGAGATTCATAATCTCTCGTGTTATAATGAAAAAATGAATAGAAATAAGCGGGGGTTTAGTCATGCTTAACGAAGCCAGAGCTGTTTTAAAGAAAACATTTGGCTATGAGAATTTTCGAAAAGGACAAGAAAGTATTATTGATCGTTTGCTTTCTGGACAGGATACAGTGGGGATCATGCCGACAGGTGGCGGGAAATCCTTGTGTTACCAGATTCCTGCACTTCTTTTTCCTGGCGTCACATTGGTGATTTCGCCTCTTATCTCTTTGATGAAGGACCAAGTGGATGCGCTAGAGGAAGCAGGAGTTCCGGCCACTTTTATTAATAGTTCATTGTCAAGTCAAGAGGTGCAAGAACGCCTTGACGTTGCCGCGTCGGGCGGTTACAAGCTGATTT
This region includes:
- a CDS encoding GntP family permease, with amino-acid sequence MLSLIGLILSLALLIFLTMRGINIIISAIICSIVVSVFGGLNLETALTKYYMDGFTGYFASWFLVFMLGAIFGKVMHDTGTAESIAEWVSRTMGPKRAVFAVVAACAIMTYGGVSLFVVGFSVYPIAVSLFKKANLPHRFIPGALVFGSVSFTMTSPGSPEIQNLIPTQYFHTNTVAGGWIGFAMGFIIMILGGLWLGRMVSKAVKNGETFSLPEGANVTVLDEKGAAEVSATLDTSEKVLPHWLTSLLPLVGVIVCLNILSRFISSTSSALISLFLGIILTWLLNIKFVSKVWSSLAAGTQNALVAAANTCAVVGFGSVVGKTTAFTQIVNSFVHVPGYIGLAIAVTVICGITGSASGGLGIALPILAPLYMAKGLDPGAMHRISSLASGGLDSMPHNGYIVTTIRTICGETHKRSYKPIFLLSVILPTAVLVLAVILYSIF
- a CDS encoding CoA-acylating methylmalonate-semialdehyde dehydrogenase, translating into MTTKTIQTLKNYINGQWVEASHSKTESVPNPATEEILAEVPLSAQDDVERAVAAASEAFKSWSNVAVPKRARILFKYQQLLMEHYEELAELITKENGKSLTEARGEVQRGIECVEFAAGAPTLMMGDSLASIATEIESSMFRYPVGVVGGITPFNFPMMVPCWMFPLAIACGNTFILKPSERTPLLAQRLVELFTEAGLPKGVLNIVHGAHDVVNGMLEHPTIKAISFVGSQPVAEYVYKTAAANGKRVQALAGAKNHSIVLEDADMDKAIQGIIGAAFGSAGERCMACSVVAVQESIADQFVERLIQAANEIKMGDGLEEEVFLGPLIRESHKKRVLNYIELGIQEQAQLVRDGRIDAEQADKGYFLGATIFDHVNPDMQIWKDEIFAPVLSIVRVSDLDEAIEITNQSSFANGAVIYTQSGKAARDFRDKIDAGMLGVNVNVPAPMAFFPFSGWKNSFYGDLHVNGKDGVNFYTRRKVVATRW
- a CDS encoding SDR family NAD(P)-dependent oxidoreductase translates to MDLSGQVAIITGGNKGIGKEIAEAFGKRGAKLVLAARNELELIETTKGFKDWGYDALPLVVDVTNPDQVKKMVEETIHTFHKIDVLVNNAGAPGPTKSAEDVTEEEWMQVINSNLTGSFLCIKNVLPYMKNQKKGRIINLSSISAKRPLIYRVGYSAAKMGVIGMTRTLAAELEQDHL
- a CDS encoding sugar porter family MFS transporter produces the protein MATHKGSVRHESSTLFVSLVAGIAAIGGLLFGYDQGVISGAVGFLQTQFQMNEGLLGFVSACIPLGAMAGVIIAGITSDKFGRKPILLAAGLLFVISSLGCAFTQTVAILILARIIGGLGVGVASLLVPLYISEISPARIRGRLVGTNQLGIASGIFVVYIVNAIIANTHTQNWDQTIGWRWMFGVGAIPGILFFILLFWVPESPRYLLKKGEQTEAKAVLERINGPFVAKAEMTAINAALRDESKSPGFVGELVKKGFKIAMLVAVVLAAMQQFTGTSAVAYYAPIIFKQSGAGANAALIETIMIGAIKVIFTIVLMLLVDRVGRKRLLMIGAAGMAICLIIVGGVFEATHIIGWLVLAMVLLHTVAFELSWGGGVWIVISEIFPTRIRGRAMAMASFVLWGATYLVTQFFPVLLKHAGSSMTFWIFALMCIIMFLFTWRMVPETKGKTLEDIQAEWDSMNLVKEQNFIG